The genomic window AACTTCGCTTGACGGAAAAATAAATCCGTACTCTTTTGCGTGCGAAACCACATTCTTAAATATATCTTCTTGTTTTGCCATAGTGATGCAAAAATATAAAAACTAGCTTTATAAAAAAGAAAAATTATAAAGATTGAAGCTCTGTTTTTGTTACTTTTGTAAATAAAATCTCTCTTTTTGTGATTAATTATCTAATAAATCTATTTTTCCCTAAAGTCTGTAGCGGATGCCGCTCACTTTTACTTCAGAATGAAACAGTTTTTTGCACCGTCTGCCGACACGAAATGCCTCTAACCCAATATCATTTAAATCCTAAAAATGAAGCTGTCAAAAAGTTTTATGGTAAAATTGACGTTCAATTTGCATCTGCTTTTTTGTATTTCAATAAAAAAGGAATGGTTCAGGAATTAATCCATAATTTAAAATACAAAGGTCATCAAGAAATCGGAACCGTTCTGGGAGATTGGTACGCTGAAGACTTAAAAGAACTTCAGCTTGAAATTCCTTTTGATGCTGTTATTCCCGTTCCGCTCCATAAAAGAAAATTTAAGGAACGGGGATATAATCAAGTTACTACTTTTGGAAAAGCAATCGCATCGGGTTTTGAACTTCCTTTTGTAGAAAATATCCTTGTTAGGAAATTATATACCAAAACACAATCCAAGAAAAACCTTTTGGGAAGATCTGAAAATATTGAAAACATTT from Flavobacterium sp. KACC 22763 includes these protein-coding regions:
- a CDS encoding ComF family protein — protein: MPLTQYHLNPKNEAVKKFYGKIDVQFASAFLYFNKKGMVQELIHNLKYKGHQEIGTVLGDWYAEDLKELQLEIPFDAVIPVPLHKRKFKERGYNQVTTFGKAIASGFELPFVENILVRKLYTKTQSKKNLLGRSENIENIFDVKFSKSDHNKHFLIVDDVLTTGATLEACSKALLKIPGAKISIICMAMAH